Proteins encoded in a region of the Vitis riparia cultivar Riparia Gloire de Montpellier isolate 1030 chromosome 7, EGFV_Vit.rip_1.0, whole genome shotgun sequence genome:
- the LOC117918755 gene encoding E3 ubiquitin-protein ligase FANCL isoform X1 → MNISLECTEKVRCREVDLSSSFCRSVYSEIEEVGWEHLVKLDHDLMILSFQILDKKGRAHIMEIELEKAYPRCPPSISADVPYTFNLEWSVNSRLKHVVQQFQEHLEKLQEFWCTLDNIDKSLWVVYPKEPSRATSCREINLGNDCFIMLSINVNDPRSLPDCGRCRFMGSDPIVNSLRKKWRRNSKRWVKDKSLVENLASALETSLPGPPDVHKNEQQVECGICYAQFLPIDEELGAKSGSGTDCTCENTSCSRAFHSVCLGDWLRSITTTRQSFNVLFGNCPYCSDPVAVKISDTRK, encoded by the exons ATGAACATCAGCTTG GAGTGTACTGAAAAGGTGAGATGCAGAGAGGTGGATCTTTCATCATCTTTTTGCCGCTCTGTGTATTCAGAG ATAGAAGAGGTTGGATGGGAGCATTTGGTGAAGTTGGATCATGATCTTATGATTCTTAGCTTCCAAATCTT AGATAAGAAGGGAAGAGCACATATTATGGAAATTGAATTGGAAAAGGCCTATCCAAGATGTCCACCTTCAATTTCTGCG GATGTGCCTTATACTTTTAACTTAGAATGGTCTGTGAACTCAAGACTGAAACATGTCGTGCAGCAGTTTCAAGAG CATCTGGAGAAGCTTCAGGAATTTTGGTGTACCTTGGATAATATTGATAAATCTCTTTGGGTTGTTTATCCAAAAGAGCCATCTCGAGCAACATCATGTCGTGAAATCAATTTAG GGAATGATTGCTTTATCATGTTGTCTATAAATGTGAATGATCCAAGATCCTTACCAGA TTGTGGTAGGTGTCGTTTTATGGGATCAGATCCAATTGTAAACTCATTGAGAAAGAAGTGGAGGAGAAATAGCAAAAGATG GGTGAAGGACAAATCACTCGTTGAAAATCTTGCTAGTGCATTGGAGACTTCATTGCCAGGACCCCCAGATGTTCACAAGAATGAACAGCAAGTTGAATGTGGAATATGTTATGCTCAATTTCTTCCCATTG ATGAAGAGCTTGGTGCTAAGAGTGGAAGTGGAACAGACTGTACATGTGAGAATACCAGTTGCAGTAGGGCCTTCCACAGTGTTTGTCTTGGGGATTGGTTGCGTTCCATCACAACAACAAGGCA GTCATTTAATGTTCTGTTTGGGAATTGCCCCTACTGTTCAGATCCTGTTGCAGTCAAAATCAGTGACACTAGGAAGTAA
- the LOC117918755 gene encoding E3 ubiquitin-protein ligase FANCL isoform X2, whose translation MNISLECTEKVRCREVDLSSSFCRSVYSEIEEVGWEHLVKLDHDLMILSFQILDKKGRAHIMEIELEKAYPRCPPSISADVPYTFNLEWSVNSRLKHVVQQFQEHLEKLQEFWCTLDNIDKSLWVVYPKEPSRATSCREINLGNDCFIMLSINVNDPRSLPECRFMGSDPIVNSLRKKWRRNSKRWVKDKSLVENLASALETSLPGPPDVHKNEQQVECGICYAQFLPIDEELGAKSGSGTDCTCENTSCSRAFHSVCLGDWLRSITTTRQSFNVLFGNCPYCSDPVAVKISDTRK comes from the exons ATGAACATCAGCTTG GAGTGTACTGAAAAGGTGAGATGCAGAGAGGTGGATCTTTCATCATCTTTTTGCCGCTCTGTGTATTCAGAG ATAGAAGAGGTTGGATGGGAGCATTTGGTGAAGTTGGATCATGATCTTATGATTCTTAGCTTCCAAATCTT AGATAAGAAGGGAAGAGCACATATTATGGAAATTGAATTGGAAAAGGCCTATCCAAGATGTCCACCTTCAATTTCTGCG GATGTGCCTTATACTTTTAACTTAGAATGGTCTGTGAACTCAAGACTGAAACATGTCGTGCAGCAGTTTCAAGAG CATCTGGAGAAGCTTCAGGAATTTTGGTGTACCTTGGATAATATTGATAAATCTCTTTGGGTTGTTTATCCAAAAGAGCCATCTCGAGCAACATCATGTCGTGAAATCAATTTAG GGAATGATTGCTTTATCATGTTGTCTATAAATGTGAATGATCCAAGATCCTTACCAGA GTGTCGTTTTATGGGATCAGATCCAATTGTAAACTCATTGAGAAAGAAGTGGAGGAGAAATAGCAAAAGATG GGTGAAGGACAAATCACTCGTTGAAAATCTTGCTAGTGCATTGGAGACTTCATTGCCAGGACCCCCAGATGTTCACAAGAATGAACAGCAAGTTGAATGTGGAATATGTTATGCTCAATTTCTTCCCATTG ATGAAGAGCTTGGTGCTAAGAGTGGAAGTGGAACAGACTGTACATGTGAGAATACCAGTTGCAGTAGGGCCTTCCACAGTGTTTGTCTTGGGGATTGGTTGCGTTCCATCACAACAACAAGGCA GTCATTTAATGTTCTGTTTGGGAATTGCCCCTACTGTTCAGATCCTGTTGCAGTCAAAATCAGTGACACTAGGAAGTAA
- the LOC117918755 gene encoding E3 ubiquitin-protein ligase FANCL isoform X3, with product MNISLECTEKVRCREVDLSSSFCRSVYSEIEEVGWEHLVKLDHDLMILSFQILDKKGRAHIMEIELEKAYPRCPPSISAFQEHLEKLQEFWCTLDNIDKSLWVVYPKEPSRATSCREINLGNDCFIMLSINVNDPRSLPDCGRCRFMGSDPIVNSLRKKWRRNSKRWVKDKSLVENLASALETSLPGPPDVHKNEQQVECGICYAQFLPIDEELGAKSGSGTDCTCENTSCSRAFHSVCLGDWLRSITTTRQSFNVLFGNCPYCSDPVAVKISDTRK from the exons ATGAACATCAGCTTG GAGTGTACTGAAAAGGTGAGATGCAGAGAGGTGGATCTTTCATCATCTTTTTGCCGCTCTGTGTATTCAGAG ATAGAAGAGGTTGGATGGGAGCATTTGGTGAAGTTGGATCATGATCTTATGATTCTTAGCTTCCAAATCTT AGATAAGAAGGGAAGAGCACATATTATGGAAATTGAATTGGAAAAGGCCTATCCAAGATGTCCACCTTCAATTTCTGCG TTTCAAGAG CATCTGGAGAAGCTTCAGGAATTTTGGTGTACCTTGGATAATATTGATAAATCTCTTTGGGTTGTTTATCCAAAAGAGCCATCTCGAGCAACATCATGTCGTGAAATCAATTTAG GGAATGATTGCTTTATCATGTTGTCTATAAATGTGAATGATCCAAGATCCTTACCAGA TTGTGGTAGGTGTCGTTTTATGGGATCAGATCCAATTGTAAACTCATTGAGAAAGAAGTGGAGGAGAAATAGCAAAAGATG GGTGAAGGACAAATCACTCGTTGAAAATCTTGCTAGTGCATTGGAGACTTCATTGCCAGGACCCCCAGATGTTCACAAGAATGAACAGCAAGTTGAATGTGGAATATGTTATGCTCAATTTCTTCCCATTG ATGAAGAGCTTGGTGCTAAGAGTGGAAGTGGAACAGACTGTACATGTGAGAATACCAGTTGCAGTAGGGCCTTCCACAGTGTTTGTCTTGGGGATTGGTTGCGTTCCATCACAACAACAAGGCA GTCATTTAATGTTCTGTTTGGGAATTGCCCCTACTGTTCAGATCCTGTTGCAGTCAAAATCAGTGACACTAGGAAGTAA
- the LOC117918755 gene encoding E3 ubiquitin-protein ligase FANCL isoform X4 → MLFSSSEENPRDKKGRAHIMEIELEKAYPRCPPSISADVPYTFNLEWSVNSRLKHVVQQFQEHLEKLQEFWCTLDNIDKSLWVVYPKEPSRATSCREINLGNDCFIMLSINVNDPRSLPDCGRCRFMGSDPIVNSLRKKWRRNSKRWVKDKSLVENLASALETSLPGPPDVHKNEQQVECGICYAQFLPIDEELGAKSGSGTDCTCENTSCSRAFHSVCLGDWLRSITTTRQSFNVLFGNCPYCSDPVAVKISDTRK, encoded by the exons ATGTTGTTTTCATCGTCAGAAGAAAATCCAAG AGATAAGAAGGGAAGAGCACATATTATGGAAATTGAATTGGAAAAGGCCTATCCAAGATGTCCACCTTCAATTTCTGCG GATGTGCCTTATACTTTTAACTTAGAATGGTCTGTGAACTCAAGACTGAAACATGTCGTGCAGCAGTTTCAAGAG CATCTGGAGAAGCTTCAGGAATTTTGGTGTACCTTGGATAATATTGATAAATCTCTTTGGGTTGTTTATCCAAAAGAGCCATCTCGAGCAACATCATGTCGTGAAATCAATTTAG GGAATGATTGCTTTATCATGTTGTCTATAAATGTGAATGATCCAAGATCCTTACCAGA TTGTGGTAGGTGTCGTTTTATGGGATCAGATCCAATTGTAAACTCATTGAGAAAGAAGTGGAGGAGAAATAGCAAAAGATG GGTGAAGGACAAATCACTCGTTGAAAATCTTGCTAGTGCATTGGAGACTTCATTGCCAGGACCCCCAGATGTTCACAAGAATGAACAGCAAGTTGAATGTGGAATATGTTATGCTCAATTTCTTCCCATTG ATGAAGAGCTTGGTGCTAAGAGTGGAAGTGGAACAGACTGTACATGTGAGAATACCAGTTGCAGTAGGGCCTTCCACAGTGTTTGTCTTGGGGATTGGTTGCGTTCCATCACAACAACAAGGCA GTCATTTAATGTTCTGTTTGGGAATTGCCCCTACTGTTCAGATCCTGTTGCAGTCAAAATCAGTGACACTAGGAAGTAA
- the LOC117918755 gene encoding E3 ubiquitin-protein ligase FANCL isoform X5, giving the protein MEIELEKAYPRCPPSISADVPYTFNLEWSVNSRLKHVVQQFQEHLEKLQEFWCTLDNIDKSLWVVYPKEPSRATSCREINLGNDCFIMLSINVNDPRSLPDCGRCRFMGSDPIVNSLRKKWRRNSKRWVKDKSLVENLASALETSLPGPPDVHKNEQQVECGICYAQFLPIDEELGAKSGSGTDCTCENTSCSRAFHSVCLGDWLRSITTTRQSFNVLFGNCPYCSDPVAVKISDTRK; this is encoded by the exons ATGGAAATTGAATTGGAAAAGGCCTATCCAAGATGTCCACCTTCAATTTCTGCG GATGTGCCTTATACTTTTAACTTAGAATGGTCTGTGAACTCAAGACTGAAACATGTCGTGCAGCAGTTTCAAGAG CATCTGGAGAAGCTTCAGGAATTTTGGTGTACCTTGGATAATATTGATAAATCTCTTTGGGTTGTTTATCCAAAAGAGCCATCTCGAGCAACATCATGTCGTGAAATCAATTTAG GGAATGATTGCTTTATCATGTTGTCTATAAATGTGAATGATCCAAGATCCTTACCAGA TTGTGGTAGGTGTCGTTTTATGGGATCAGATCCAATTGTAAACTCATTGAGAAAGAAGTGGAGGAGAAATAGCAAAAGATG GGTGAAGGACAAATCACTCGTTGAAAATCTTGCTAGTGCATTGGAGACTTCATTGCCAGGACCCCCAGATGTTCACAAGAATGAACAGCAAGTTGAATGTGGAATATGTTATGCTCAATTTCTTCCCATTG ATGAAGAGCTTGGTGCTAAGAGTGGAAGTGGAACAGACTGTACATGTGAGAATACCAGTTGCAGTAGGGCCTTCCACAGTGTTTGTCTTGGGGATTGGTTGCGTTCCATCACAACAACAAGGCA GTCATTTAATGTTCTGTTTGGGAATTGCCCCTACTGTTCAGATCCTGTTGCAGTCAAAATCAGTGACACTAGGAAGTAA
- the LOC117918757 gene encoding probable xyloglucan endotransglucosylase/hydrolase protein 7, with protein sequence MGISQNVVFALFLCLVAFSPSVFGRPATFLQDFRITWSDSHIRQIEGGKAIQLVLDQNSGCGFASKYQYLFGRVSMKIKLIPGDSAGTVTAFYMNSDTDTIRDELDFEFLGNRTGQPYTVQTNVYAHGKGDREQRINLWFDPAAEYHTYSILWNHYRVTFYIDEVPIRVYKNNEARGIPYPKLQPMGVYSTLWEADDWATRGGLEKIDWRKAPFYAYYKDFDIEGCPMPGPGTCASNPNNWWEGTAYHELSPIEARRYHWVRQNHMIYDYCTDKSRYPVTPPECVAGI encoded by the exons ATGGGCATATCACAAAATGTCGTGTTTGCtcttttcttatgtttggtcgCATTTTCTCCCTCAGTCTTCGGACGACCGGCCACTTTTCTGCAAGATTTTCGAATCACGTGGTCTGATTCCCATATCAGGCAAATCGAAGGAGGGAAAGCCATCCAGCTAGTCCTAGACCAAAATTCGG gaTGTGGGTTTGCTTCCAAGTACCAGTACTTGTTCGGGCGAGTTAGCATGAAGATCAAGCTCATCCCTGGGGACTCTGCCGGAACCGTCACTGCCTTTTAT ATGAATTCGGACACCGACACAATCCGTGACGAGCTGGACTTTGAGTTCTTGGGAAACAGGACCGGGCAGCCTTATACGGTCCAAACCAATGTCTATGCCCATGGGAAGGGTGATAgagaacaaagaataaaccTTTGGTTTGATCCTGCTGCAGAGTACCACACTTATTCAATTCTTTGGAATCATTATCGAGTCAC TTTCTATATAGATGAAGTGCCAATCAGGGTTTACAAAAACAATGAAGCCAGAGGCATCCCATATCCAAAGCTGCAGCCCATGGGAGTGTACTCCACATTGTGGGAAGCAGATGACTGGGCAACAAGGGGAGGGCTGGAGAAAATTGATTGGAGGAAAGCCCCTTTCTATGCTTATTACAAGGACTTCGACATAGAGGGATGCCCAATGCCAGGACCCGGGACTTGTGCCTCTAACCCTAATAACTGGTGGGAGGGAACTGCATACCATGAACTCAGCCCTATTGAAGCCAGACGATACCATTGGGTCCGTCAGAACCACATGATCTATGACTACTGCACGGACAAATCGCGATACCCGGTTACCCCACCGGAGTGTGTCGCAGGCATCTAA
- the LOC117918881 gene encoding EPIDERMAL PATTERNING FACTOR-like protein 2 yields MGWCPNFTSIHGLRYITIYLLFLLILSSTQLKFMAEGRAVLFKPVGFSQPVSEEKAIVRAQIGSRPPKCERRCNSCGHCEAIQVPANPQVKTPNTNSSTVFGTIAYSRGDDNSNYKPMSWKCKCGNFVFNP; encoded by the exons ATGGGTTGGTGTCCCAATTTCACTAGTATCCATGGACTTCGCTACATCACCATTTATCTTCTCTTTCTGTTGATTTTAAGCTCGACCCAACTGAAATTTATGGCTGAAG GTAGAGCAGTCTTATTCAAACCAGTTGGATTTTCCCAG CCAGTAAGTGAAGAGAAGGCAATTGTGAGAGCTCAGATCGGTTCAAGGCCACCAAAATGCGAGAGAAGGTGCAACTCATGCGGACACTGTGAAGCCATTCAAGTGCCTGCAAACCCCCAAGTCAAGACTCCCAACACAAACTCTTCAACAGTCTTTGGTACTATTGCCTACTCCAGAGGTGATGACAACTCCAACTATAAGCCCATGAGTTGGAAATGCAAGTGTGGCAACTTCGTCTTCAACCCCTGA